A stretch of the bacterium genome encodes the following:
- a CDS encoding STAS/SEC14 domain-containing protein: protein METKVNFKGGVVFLTLCDFTDETEAEEVIYCVENIFAKAKPPIAALVFLDCYRGSTTKTRFLVGEFLKNKMDQVSKIAFVGSKNKPFEIATMVVMALSGFHNFKFFTSEKSALAWVKVPAAELVR, encoded by the coding sequence ATGGAAACCAAAGTAAATTTCAAAGGAGGTGTTGTTTTTTTGACCCTCTGCGATTTCACTGATGAAACAGAAGCAGAGGAAGTCATCTATTGCGTTGAAAACATTTTCGCAAAAGCGAAACCCCCGATCGCGGCTTTGGTTTTTCTTGATTGTTACCGAGGAAGTACGACCAAAACCCGCTTTTTGGTCGGAGAATTTTTGAAAAACAAAATGGATCAAGTCAGCAAAATTGCCTTTGTCGGTAGCAAAAACAAGCCTTTTGAGATCGCCACTATGGTCGTCATGGCTCTCTCCGGTTTTCACAATTTCAAATTTTTTACAAGCGAAAAATCTGCTCTAGCGTGGGTCAAAGTACCCGCCGCTGAGTTGGTGAGGTAA
- a CDS encoding SurA N-terminal domain-containing protein — protein sequence MAAAKRKTPRSTTSVPRIRKIRKFSFNFSDLRNKTKSEYNSHASLYPLVIFIIIVLIVLAALFTFRRGLFLAGTVNGQFVSTPEFYQKLVQGGGTSTFDTLTRDILIKQEAAKKKLTVSQKEVDSRLTTVEKNLGGKDNLNNALSQNNLTLAELKKQLEVQLLAEKILDKDLQVSDAEVTKYIAENKDATKNMSRDEVKEQLRTEKFNTKFTSWYDELKKNAKIVKYF from the coding sequence ATGGCAGCAGCAAAAAGAAAAACACCAAGAAGCACAACCTCTGTCCCCAGAATTCGAAAAATAAGAAAGTTTTCTTTCAATTTTTCTGACCTTCGCAACAAAACCAAAAGCGAGTACAACTCTCACGCTAGTCTTTATCCTCTTGTTATTTTCATAATTATAGTTTTAATAGTTTTAGCCGCCCTTTTTACCTTTAGACGTGGTCTTTTTCTGGCTGGAACTGTGAACGGTCAATTTGTTTCTACCCCCGAGTTCTACCAAAAGCTGGTTCAAGGTGGTGGCACCAGTACTTTTGACACTCTTACTCGAGATATTTTGATTAAACAAGAAGCAGCAAAAAAGAAACTGACCGTCAGTCAAAAAGAAGTTGATTCTCGTCTAACTACTGTAGAAAAAAACCTTGGTGGCAAAGACAATTTAAACAACGCTCTTTCCCAAAACAACCTGACTCTGGCTGAGCTAAAAAAACAACTTGAAGTCCAGCTTCTCGCGGAAAAAATTCTTGATAAGGATCTTCAAGTCAGTGATGCCGAAGTGACCAAATATATTGCTGAGAACAAAGATGCAACCAAAAATATGAGTCGTGATGAAGTCAAAGAACAGCTTCGTACCGAAAAATTCAACACCAAATTTACTTCTTGGTACGATGAGCTGAAAAAGAACGCCAAAATAGTTAAGTATTTCTAA
- a CDS encoding ferric reductase-like transmembrane domain-containing protein, producing MVFLIHNSRRIVYLFSALTALTIFFLVRELFPSSSQQTTRLVQSYAFTAVIYIYFALLASPIYNVFPSLPYKPLYLTARKAIGVSAFFFALLHVSFALFGPLGGFHLTSFSQLNFHFSPSLEGFLALYFLPISLFFPGIALLSERYQIALVFSSIAFVILSLMALTSLEYFVIKLGRKWKILHRFVYLAALAIVIHALLIGSHFTNLNGTVPWVSFLALAFLLVLETIRFYKFLVKKSLLKKMSQK from the coding sequence GTGGTTTTTCTGATTCACAACAGTAGAAGAATAGTTTACCTTTTCAGTGCTCTGACAGCACTGACGATTTTTTTTCTCGTTCGGGAGTTATTTCCTTCTTCATCCCAACAAACAACTCGTCTCGTCCAAAGCTATGCCTTCACCGCCGTCATTTATATTTACTTCGCTCTCTTGGCTAGCCCAATCTACAACGTCTTTCCGTCTCTACCCTATAAGCCTCTTTATTTGACTGCTCGCAAAGCAATTGGTGTTTCAGCCTTTTTCTTTGCTTTGCTTCATGTCAGCTTCGCTCTGTTTGGCCCTCTGGGTGGTTTTCATTTGACTAGTTTCTCGCAATTAAATTTTCATTTTTCTCCTAGTCTTGAGGGTTTTCTGGCTCTTTACTTTTTGCCGATTTCTCTTTTCTTCCCCGGAATTGCTTTGTTGAGTGAACGCTACCAAATTGCCTTGGTTTTTAGCTCCATAGCCTTTGTTATTTTGTCTCTGATGGCCCTGACTTCACTGGAATATTTCGTCATTAAACTTGGCCGCAAGTGGAAAATTCTCCACCGCTTCGTCTACCTCGCCGCGCTAGCGATAGTTATCCATGCTCTTTTGATTGGAAGCCATTTTACAAACCTAAATGGGACTGTTCCGTGGGTTAGTTTTCTGGCTCTTGCTTTTTTACTCGTACTTGAAACCATTCGTTTTTATAAATTTCTGGTCAAAAAATCCCTACTGAAAAAAATGTCTCAGAAGTAA
- a CDS encoding lytic transglycosylase domain-containing protein — MPTTRTRPAQARQGNKLLANVLVTLAMFAVVWPGIKWAYAHTHKDVPTPHARVAGAAAPVVQSPIRIEAQIPQLDVVQGCMLSQVITPVLDDFEDPNAAQVWLELLFTESSFYHWVPRGTESADCSFIRESHENWEILNSGPVACGEDLCVGLGQLSSFPEVCDPALRFDPFENVYCSARYFGELVDQYGGDFTKAVAKYKGAVNLTEYGTQIPDTQHPHVLMVFKQLTLTK, encoded by the coding sequence ATGCCCACCACAAGGACACGTCCGGCACAAGCCAGGCAGGGAAACAAGCTCCTGGCGAACGTGCTAGTTACACTAGCCATGTTCGCAGTGGTTTGGCCTGGAATAAAGTGGGCGTACGCTCACACGCACAAGGATGTGCCGACTCCTCATGCTAGGGTGGCTGGTGCAGCAGCACCGGTTGTCCAGAGTCCGATTCGCATCGAGGCTCAAATCCCGCAGTTAGACGTTGTTCAGGGATGTATGCTCTCGCAGGTGATCACCCCGGTTTTGGACGACTTTGAGGACCCCAATGCTGCCCAAGTGTGGTTGGAGCTTCTCTTCACGGAGAGTTCTTTCTACCACTGGGTACCGCGGGGAACAGAAAGTGCGGATTGCTCCTTCATCCGAGAATCGCACGAAAATTGGGAAATCCTCAATTCCGGTCCGGTTGCCTGCGGAGAGGATCTTTGCGTTGGCCTGGGTCAGCTCAGCTCCTTTCCGGAGGTCTGTGACCCGGCTCTGCGCTTTGATCCTTTCGAAAACGTCTACTGTTCTGCACGTTACTTTGGTGAATTGGTTGATCAGTACGGCGGTGACTTCACAAAAGCAGTCGCCAAGTACAAAGGAGCTGTGAACCTAACTGAGTACGGCACACAGATTCCAGACACTCAGCACCCGCATGTGCTGATGGTCTTCAAACAGCTCACCCTCACGAAGTAA
- a CDS encoding Maf family nucleotide pyrophosphatase, whose protein sequence is MKIILASSSPRRVEVMKNLGLDFETIPSSFDERAVKEADPLRLVKTLALEKARVVTQENPGSVVIGADTMVQIADEFVGKPKDLEEARRMLRKASGQEVKDFVGLAVIFNNQEKAMSSIGRAKMKSFGDKEIDSYLSRVNPLDKAGGFAGAAAEGGEFYASYSGEPGQEFGLPLTSLEKFLTEFGVAVPKQD, encoded by the coding sequence GTGAAAATAATTTTGGCAAGCTCCTCACCCCGTCGAGTCGAGGTCATGAAAAACCTCGGTCTTGACTTTGAAACCATTCCTTCGAGCTTTGACGAACGCGCTGTCAAAGAAGCAGATCCTTTGCGGCTGGTAAAAACTCTGGCATTGGAAAAAGCTCGAGTTGTCACCCAGGAGAATCCGGGTTCTGTAGTAATTGGGGCCGACACCATGGTCCAAATCGCCGATGAGTTTGTCGGCAAGCCAAAGGATTTAGAAGAAGCGCGTAGAATGCTGCGTAAAGCTAGTGGCCAAGAAGTCAAAGATTTTGTCGGCTTAGCCGTCATCTTTAATAATCAAGAAAAGGCAATGTCTTCCATTGGAAGAGCGAAAATGAAGTCTTTTGGAGACAAAGAAATTGACTCTTACCTCAGTCGCGTCAACCCTCTTGATAAAGCCGGTGGCTTTGCTGGAGCAGCAGCAGAAGGTGGGGAATTTTATGCAAGCTACTCTGGTGAGCCTGGACAGGAGTTTGGTTTGCCCCTGACTTCTCTCGAAAAATTCTTAACTGAATTTGGAGTCGCGGTTCCCAAGCAAGATTAA
- a CDS encoding ImmA/IrrE family metallo-endopeptidase, translating to MRAELEIIKEKFAGKLIGNSRMQFLVCETLLAFPQEIQNFVTKNCWFVSSFEDAWGFTLRGEEIQKKYLIFLSDELFSESRRQQRYTIAHEIGHVILKHRNAILERQTAGEVAKQEREAGGFAEKYLHDF from the coding sequence ATGAGAGCCGAGCTCGAGATTATTAAAGAAAAATTTGCTGGAAAGCTGATCGGAAATTCACGGATGCAGTTTTTGGTCTGTGAGACTTTACTTGCCTTTCCGCAAGAGATACAAAATTTTGTCACCAAAAACTGCTGGTTTGTTAGCTCTTTTGAAGATGCTTGGGGTTTTACTTTGCGAGGAGAAGAAATCCAGAAAAAATATTTGATTTTTCTCAGTGATGAGCTTTTTTCTGAAAGCAGGCGGCAACAGCGTTACACCATTGCTCACGAAATTGGTCATGTCATCCTCAAGCACCGCAACGCAATTTTGGAACGCCAAACTGCAGGAGAAGTTGCCAAGCAAGAGAGAGAGGCCGGCGGTTTTGCAGAAAAATATTTACACGATTTTTAA
- a CDS encoding glycoside hydrolase family 15 protein yields the protein MYPKLEEYGMIGNCRSMALVSKWGSIDWAALPDFDSEAYFCKILDAKKGGYFDIHPLGFYQSSQIYKENTNILKTDFFNHSGRLILTDFMPLTKEEEQSSLVPEYGLKFLRRIKAKVGEHRIRLEIKVTPDFASKKADIVIGNQKVVFKSGKKRTILFVEKGQLQEKNGLVWSEFELKEGEEGYFAVGFFGGEEEEKERFDSKLARNLYSETRSFWEWWVGLCRYEGVFKTNLLRSALALKLLIFAPTGAVIAAPTTSLPEKLGGALNWDYRYVWLRDASFTMYALLGLGYLKEALEFMNWLEKVCLKEGKNIQIMYGLRGEKLLAEKELDHLSGYKNSKPVRVGNEAYKQRQLDVFGEVLSCINLFLSSGGKLSGEMKTFVGNLVNLCAESWKEEDAGIWEPRDGYQDHTYSKLMCWVGMDRGIKIAKKIGIEADFEFWEATRDEIKHDIIENGFDKDLQAFVEYYGSKNIDSSNLNIPLVGFLPASDPTVSSTLDRTMARLTREWFVYRTSNELDQLKAGEGAFFLSTFWVIDTLSALGRVKEAKIWLEKMVYFATPLGLYAEMFDPRTKEHLGNFPQAFTHLGFINSILNLKAATKFGAEKEATIQAERLGDVVASFNSRFINALEFLIPSAIMRSVSQKEKRRTRKHSVLGRLFAKIASEKEN from the coding sequence ATGTATCCCAAACTTGAAGAATACGGCATGATTGGAAATTGCCGTTCCATGGCTTTGGTCTCCAAATGGGGCTCAATTGATTGGGCAGCTTTGCCGGATTTTGATTCTGAAGCTTACTTTTGCAAAATTCTTGATGCTAAAAAAGGGGGTTATTTTGATATTCACCCCCTTGGTTTTTACCAAAGCTCTCAGATCTATAAAGAGAACACCAATATTCTCAAAACCGATTTCTTCAATCACTCCGGGCGGTTGATCCTTACTGACTTTATGCCACTGACAAAAGAGGAGGAGCAAAGTTCACTTGTCCCCGAGTACGGCTTAAAATTCTTAAGAAGAATCAAAGCTAAGGTTGGGGAGCACCGAATCCGTCTGGAAATCAAAGTTACCCCTGACTTTGCTTCGAAAAAAGCAGATATAGTTATCGGAAATCAGAAAGTAGTTTTTAAAAGTGGTAAAAAAAGAACTATTCTTTTTGTTGAAAAAGGACAGTTGCAAGAAAAAAATGGTTTAGTTTGGTCAGAGTTTGAGCTAAAAGAGGGAGAAGAAGGCTACTTCGCGGTTGGGTTTTTTGGTGGTGAGGAGGAAGAAAAGGAGAGGTTCGACAGTAAGCTTGCTCGGAATCTTTATTCGGAGACAAGATCTTTTTGGGAATGGTGGGTCGGTCTTTGTCGCTACGAAGGAGTTTTCAAAACCAACCTACTGCGTTCTGCTTTGGCCTTGAAATTACTTATTTTCGCTCCAACCGGAGCTGTAATCGCCGCCCCAACCACTTCGTTACCAGAGAAACTTGGCGGAGCCTTGAATTGGGACTATCGTTACGTTTGGCTGCGGGACGCTTCTTTTACAATGTACGCTTTGCTGGGTTTAGGTTATTTGAAAGAGGCTTTGGAGTTCATGAATTGGCTAGAAAAGGTTTGTTTGAAAGAGGGGAAAAATATTCAAATAATGTACGGTTTGCGAGGAGAAAAACTTCTTGCTGAAAAAGAACTGGACCATCTCTCCGGTTACAAAAACTCTAAACCAGTTCGAGTTGGGAACGAAGCTTACAAGCAAAGACAACTTGACGTTTTCGGTGAGGTATTGAGCTGTATTAATCTGTTTCTTAGTAGTGGTGGAAAGCTGAGTGGGGAAATGAAAACCTTTGTCGGCAATCTCGTCAATCTCTGTGCCGAAAGTTGGAAGGAGGAGGATGCAGGTATTTGGGAGCCAAGAGATGGGTATCAGGACCACACTTATTCAAAATTGATGTGTTGGGTGGGGATGGATCGGGGGATTAAGATTGCCAAAAAAATAGGTATTGAAGCAGATTTCGAGTTTTGGGAAGCAACCAGAGATGAGATCAAGCATGACATCATCGAGAACGGCTTTGACAAAGATCTGCAAGCTTTCGTTGAGTATTACGGCTCAAAGAATATTGATAGCAGCAACCTCAATATTCCTTTGGTAGGATTTTTGCCAGCGTCCGACCCGACCGTTTCCTCAACTTTGGATCGCACCATGGCACGGTTGACTCGGGAGTGGTTTGTTTATCGAACCAGCAACGAGTTGGACCAACTCAAAGCAGGGGAGGGTGCTTTTTTCCTCTCGACTTTTTGGGTTATCGATACTCTTTCTGCTTTGGGCCGGGTGAAAGAAGCGAAAATTTGGCTTGAAAAGATGGTTTATTTTGCTACTCCTTTGGGCCTCTATGCTGAGATGTTTGATCCACGAACAAAAGAGCACCTAGGCAATTTTCCCCAAGCCTTCACTCATTTGGGTTTCATCAACAGCATTTTGAATCTAAAGGCAGCGACAAAATTTGGTGCTGAGAAAGAAGCAACCATTCAAGCAGAACGGCTAGGGGATGTGGTCGCTTCCTTTAATTCCCGTTTTATCAACGCTTTGGAATTCCTGATCCCCTCGGCGATAATGAGAAGTGTGAGCCAAAAAGAAAAAAGAAGAACTAGAAAACATAGTGTTTTGGGAAGATTATTTGCAAAAATAGCCTCAGAAAAGGAGAATTAA
- a CDS encoding phage holin family protein, producing the protein MKILLAWIINALALFVVVKIVPGIEVEDTATLFLAALVIGVVNALIKPVLQIVSLPITLLTLGIFALIVNAALFGLAAWLVSGFSVSGFWSALFGALVMSVVGGILHSLTDPKKVY; encoded by the coding sequence ATGAAAATTTTACTTGCTTGGATCATCAACGCGCTTGCTTTATTTGTGGTGGTGAAAATTGTGCCTGGAATTGAGGTTGAAGATACTGCCACCCTTTTCCTTGCGGCTCTCGTGATTGGGGTGGTCAACGCCTTGATTAAGCCAGTTCTGCAGATTGTTTCACTACCAATAACCCTACTGACACTGGGAATTTTTGCTCTAATTGTCAACGCGGCCCTGTTTGGGCTTGCTGCTTGGTTGGTTTCTGGGTTTTCTGTTAGCGGCTTTTGGTCTGCTTTGTTCGGGGCCTTGGTCATGTCCGTCGTTGGGGGTATTCTCCACTCTCTGACTGACCCCAAGAAAGTATACTAA
- the msrB gene encoding peptide-methionine (R)-S-oxide reductase MsrB: protein MEKTAKTESELKKELDPEVYRIAREKGTEAPFSGKYTYSKEEGVYKCMVCGNPLFASATKFDSGTGWPSFDKPISPASIEYREDNDQGMVRIEVICARCGSHLGHVFDDGPTETGKRYCLNSVCLNLQSKEKEV from the coding sequence ATGGAAAAAACAGCTAAAACTGAATCGGAATTGAAAAAAGAACTTGATCCTGAAGTCTACCGTATTGCTCGGGAAAAAGGTACCGAAGCGCCTTTCAGCGGCAAATACACTTATTCCAAAGAAGAGGGTGTTTACAAGTGTATGGTTTGTGGAAACCCGCTTTTTGCTTCCGCTACCAAATTTGATTCTGGTACCGGCTGGCCTAGTTTTGATAAACCAATTTCTCCCGCTTCCATCGAATATCGAGAAGATAATGATCAGGGCATGGTTCGCATTGAAGTGATTTGTGCCCGTTGTGGATCACACTTGGGTCATGTTTTTGATGACGGGCCGACCGAAACTGGGAAACGTTACTGTTTGAATTCCGTCTGTCTAAACCTTCAGTCGAAAGAAAAAGAAGTTTAA
- a CDS encoding ABC transporter permease, whose translation MRLFDIIRTAQGNLLRSKLRTFLTIVAVFIGTLTLSLTNGVGNGVKSYIDSQLGNVGAKDVLVVQAKQVNQNPVSTDVVKYDPDRETGTFNITLLTKEDISKIKGVNGILEVTPAYFFQLEYISAGGEKYNVTANQYVEGLNIEMAAGRTVGIDSTDEITIPARYVKPLGFSSNGNALDKEVSLSFKNALGFLTETKVRVVGIQENSLLGNLDSSIGAPLAKKIVEEQTAGITQLENKFQAVFARFDLSLSKESLGALKKDLDGLGYSAVSIEDQIGVVNQVIDAILMGLNILGGIALLAASFGIVNTLLMAVNERTREIGLMKALGAHRRHIFAIFAFEAISIGFWGGLLGILVSIGIGTVANNIASNSFLKDFVGFDLLKFPPLPSLVILLGIMLLAFISGALPSIKASRLNPIEALRYE comes from the coding sequence ATGAGACTTTTTGATATTATTCGCACAGCCCAGGGAAATTTATTACGCAGTAAACTGCGGACTTTTCTGACTATTGTCGCGGTTTTTATTGGAACTCTAACGCTGTCTCTGACCAACGGTGTCGGCAACGGTGTCAAATCCTATATTGATAGTCAGCTTGGCAACGTTGGAGCTAAAGATGTACTTGTAGTTCAAGCTAAACAAGTCAATCAAAATCCGGTTTCGACTGACGTAGTCAAATACGATCCAGATCGCGAAACTGGAACTTTTAATATCACTCTACTTACGAAGGAGGATATTTCAAAAATAAAAGGGGTAAACGGAATTCTTGAAGTCACACCAGCCTATTTCTTCCAACTTGAGTATATTAGCGCTGGTGGGGAAAAATACAACGTCACCGCCAACCAATATGTAGAGGGCTTAAACATCGAAATGGCTGCTGGCAGAACAGTGGGCATCGATAGCACCGATGAAATTACGATTCCAGCTCGTTATGTTAAACCTCTAGGTTTTTCTTCAAACGGAAATGCTCTTGATAAAGAAGTTAGTCTATCTTTTAAAAATGCCCTTGGGTTTTTGACTGAAACCAAAGTCCGGGTAGTTGGAATTCAAGAAAATTCTCTTTTGGGCAATCTTGATAGTTCTATTGGTGCGCCTTTAGCTAAAAAAATTGTTGAAGAACAAACCGCGGGTATCACTCAATTGGAAAACAAGTTTCAAGCGGTCTTTGCCCGCTTTGATCTCAGCCTTAGTAAAGAGAGCCTTGGAGCACTAAAAAAAGATTTGGACGGCCTGGGCTATTCCGCAGTTAGCATTGAAGATCAGATTGGTGTCGTCAACCAAGTGATTGACGCAATTCTCATGGGGCTGAATATTTTGGGCGGTATTGCCTTGCTCGCCGCCAGCTTTGGCATTGTTAACACTTTGCTGATGGCCGTCAACGAGCGCACCCGTGAAATTGGTCTGATGAAAGCTCTCGGAGCTCACCGCCGGCACATCTTTGCAATCTTTGCTTTTGAAGCGATTAGTATTGGTTTTTGGGGAGGTCTACTGGGAATACTCGTCAGTATTGGAATAGGAACCGTCGCCAACAATATCGCTTCGAACTCTTTTCTGAAAGACTTTGTCGGTTTTGATTTACTAAAATTCCCCCCGCTCCCCTCTTTAGTAATTTTACTAGGTATAATGCTCTTAGCCTTTATCTCAGGAGCATTACCGTCGATAAAAGCAAGCCGCCTCAATCCAATTGAAGCTTTGCGCTATGAGTAA
- a CDS encoding PIG-L family deacetylase, whose protein sequence is MNQKFDPRNKKFLAVSAHPDDADFYAGGTMLSWLASGAKGSIVIATNGDKGSSDKNLTSEKLAETRKKEQLSASSVLGLEQTWFLDFPDAHLEITQDLKAKLVKIIREYKPDAIFTFDPSDFYSVQLGQINHPDHRAIGQAALDAAFPQARDFLTFPTEGQQGLQPHSVTDFFLYNSDLEKNNFFVDINSFFEKKLDLLKLHKSQVDMQEAKAELEKLNSQAGEKIEAKLAEGFVHVQLSS, encoded by the coding sequence ATGAATCAAAAGTTCGACCCAAGAAACAAAAAATTTCTAGCCGTGAGTGCTCACCCCGACGATGCTGATTTTTATGCTGGTGGAACGATGCTGTCCTGGCTTGCTTCTGGAGCCAAAGGTTCTATCGTAATCGCGACCAACGGAGACAAAGGCAGTAGTGATAAAAATTTAACTTCGGAGAAACTAGCCGAAACGCGCAAAAAAGAGCAACTCTCGGCCAGTTCCGTTCTGGGGCTGGAACAAACTTGGTTTCTCGATTTTCCTGATGCTCATCTCGAAATAACCCAAGACTTGAAAGCAAAACTCGTCAAGATAATTCGTGAGTATAAGCCAGACGCAATTTTTACTTTTGACCCCAGTGATTTTTATTCTGTGCAACTAGGTCAGATCAACCACCCTGACCACCGTGCAATTGGCCAAGCTGCTCTGGACGCCGCCTTTCCACAAGCACGGGATTTTCTTACTTTCCCCACAGAGGGGCAACAAGGTTTGCAACCCCACAGCGTTACGGATTTTTTTCTCTACAATAGTGATTTGGAAAAAAACAATTTTTTTGTCGACATTAACTCTTTTTTTGAGAAAAAACTTGACCTACTCAAACTCCACAAAAGCCAAGTTGATATGCAAGAAGCAAAGGCAGAACTGGAAAAACTGAATAGCCAAGCCGGGGAGAAAATCGAAGCTAAACTAGCAGAAGGTTTTGTCCATGTCCAACTAAGTTCTTAG
- the sodN gene encoding superoxide dismutase, Ni: MFNQILDKVLPVKSAFAHCDIPCGIYDPHEAQVAAHTVIRMTKLLSEVKNDPDDNKADNSSDFKISRLTKVKEEHAEKVKNEVRVIWGDYFKTEQIEKYPDLHEKVFKIMKAASKAKQEISLEGSEELLKLVQDFAEIFYQSKGLEVVRVKSGFPTEGEIVSHK; encoded by the coding sequence ATGTTTAATCAAATTTTAGATAAAGTTCTCCCAGTTAAAAGTGCTTTCGCTCATTGTGATATCCCCTGCGGGATTTATGATCCTCATGAAGCTCAAGTTGCAGCTCACACTGTCATCAGAATGACGAAGCTTTTGAGTGAAGTAAAAAACGATCCTGATGACAATAAGGCTGACAACAGCTCAGACTTTAAAATCAGCCGCCTTACAAAAGTAAAAGAGGAACACGCCGAAAAAGTAAAAAATGAGGTTAGAGTCATTTGGGGAGACTACTTCAAAACTGAGCAGATTGAGAAGTACCCAGATTTGCACGAAAAAGTTTTCAAAATTATGAAAGCAGCCTCAAAAGCCAAACAAGAAATTAGTTTGGAAGGATCCGAGGAACTTTTGAAACTGGTTCAGGATTTTGCTGAGATTTTTTATCAATCCAAAGGGCTAGAAGTGGTTCGGGTCAAATCAGGCTTTCCAACCGAAGGCGAAATCGTTAGTCACAAGTGA
- the sodX gene encoding nickel-type superoxide dismutase maturation protease, with translation MKLFPFSRYRIKGHSMEPTLTEGRLVWVNHWAYFFQKPKIGDVVVFDWQGKNFVKRITEKDNNGYFLSGDKKEDSLDSRKLGLIPRDKIQGKILFLDYF, from the coding sequence GTGAAACTGTTTCCTTTTTCCCGCTATCGTATCAAAGGCCACAGCATGGAGCCAACACTAACCGAGGGTAGGCTAGTTTGGGTAAATCACTGGGCCTATTTTTTTCAAAAACCAAAGATTGGGGACGTAGTTGTTTTTGATTGGCAAGGAAAAAATTTTGTAAAAAGAATTACGGAAAAAGACAACAACGGCTACTTTTTGTCAGGAGACAAAAAAGAAGATAGTTTGGACAGCCGCAAACTTGGTCTGATTCCCAGAGACAAAATACAGGGGAAAATCCTCTTTTTAGATTACTTCTGA
- a CDS encoding serine hydrolase gives MSYSFVYKSRKPSFLKRFIGKVVKISLTVLFLLLFVFGTYFFLNQKTTLKTITSLGKKIASQPAEKKAPEPRKPDEEKKKALLAKLKKDLAPSSDFRVSINDIEINDKFGIKETSPLHAASVIKVLVATTALRGVEQGKLSLDQPLGGYTLQYQIQQMINQSNNLSWDLINNLIGKDTEQRQADSLGLLKVDVENNRMTTRAVSDLLYGLYAGKVLSKTHRQLLLSYMANTNKEDRIPPGIPKGIKVYHKWGAYNAEIHDAAIVAHPRHPFTLVVFTNGGGTYQNRVKAIQKAAADVYAYFDAIEG, from the coding sequence ATGTCTTATTCCTTTGTTTATAAGTCCCGTAAACCAAGTTTCTTGAAAAGATTCATTGGGAAAGTGGTTAAAATTTCGCTTACCGTTCTTTTCCTTCTTTTGTTTGTTTTTGGAACTTACTTTTTTCTAAACCAAAAAACAACTCTAAAGACAATTACTTCTTTGGGGAAAAAGATTGCTAGTCAGCCAGCTGAGAAAAAAGCACCTGAACCAAGAAAACCAGATGAAGAAAAGAAAAAGGCTCTTCTAGCCAAGCTAAAAAAGGATTTAGCTCCCAGTAGCGATTTTCGTGTTTCAATCAACGATATCGAAATCAATGATAAATTTGGTATCAAAGAAACGAGCCCGCTGCACGCTGCTTCCGTCATCAAGGTTTTGGTAGCGACGACCGCTTTGAGAGGGGTCGAACAAGGGAAACTCTCGCTTGATCAACCTTTGGGTGGTTATACTCTTCAGTACCAAATTCAGCAAATGATCAACCAAAGTAACAATCTTTCTTGGGATCTGATCAACAATCTGATTGGCAAAGATACTGAGCAAAGACAAGCTGATAGTTTGGGGTTACTCAAAGTTGATGTAGAGAACAATCGCATGACAACAAGAGCCGTCTCAGACCTGCTCTATGGTCTTTATGCTGGCAAAGTCCTAAGCAAAACTCACCGTCAGCTTTTGCTTTCTTACATGGCCAACACCAACAAAGAAGACAGAATTCCCCCTGGAATACCCAAGGGAATCAAGGTTTATCACAAATGGGGAGCTTACAACGCTGAGATTCATGACGCTGCCATTGTTGCCCATCCTCGTCATCCTTTTACTCTGGTTGTCTTTACCAATGGGGGAGGGACTTACCAAAATCGAGTCAAAGCAATTCAGAAGGCAGCTGCTGACGTTTATGCTTACTTTGACGCAATCGAGGGTTAG